One Primulina tabacum isolate GXHZ01 chromosome 10, ASM2559414v2, whole genome shotgun sequence DNA segment encodes these proteins:
- the LOC142505081 gene encoding pentatricopeptide repeat-containing protein At5g66520-like — MALACVLPPPTSISFTYSAVTVPLKSLHSCSTMEELKQCQAQIIKLGRSSDNDAMGRVIKFCALSKSGDLNHALKVFAMLPFPDVYVYNITLRGFLGANLCRNGILFYSCMLERFVVPNEFTFPPVIRACSIDNAVEEGKQVHGQVIKLGFGQDSFCQNNLIHMYVNFDSLDEARRVFDKLDEKDDVSWTTLIIGYSQLGCVDEVLHVLELMSVKRSAVWNALIAAYVQNNRFHKAFSAFDWMLKENVVMDNFVAASLLSACTGVGALERGDRIYEYIRSSGIQVDPKLATTIIDMYCKCGHLEKALEVFKGLPSKGISSWNCMIGGLGMHGQGKAAVELLKEMEQSAVQPDYVTFVNLLSACAHSGLVKEGKHYFRYMTEMYGISPRMEHYGCFVDLLGRAGLLEEARKVIHDMPMKADASVLGALLGACNIYGNVDMGDEIGREVIDLEPDNSGRYVLLANLYTKIGRYENVANIRKLMNDRGVKKEAGISTIEFQGIVSEFIAGGITHPQAEEIYCKMEEIFVRIRDVGYVPDTDEILFDISDEERDNLSHCHSEKLAIAFGLLKTKPGELIRVTKNLRVCKDCHEVSKLISKVYDREIIVRDRNRFHHFKGGLCSCKEYW, encoded by the coding sequence ATGGCTTTGGCGTGTGTTCTTCCACCACCCACATCTATATCTTTCACATACTCAGCCGTGACTGTGCCGTTGAAGAGTCTACATTCGTGTTCAACCATGGAGGAGCTCAAACAGTGTCAAGCCCAGATAATCAAACTGGGCCGTTCTTCCGACAATGATGCCATGGGCCGTGTCATCAAATTCTGTGCTTTATCGAAATCAGGGGACTTGAACCATGCACTCAAGGTGTTCGCTATGTTGCCATTCCCAGATGTTTATGTTTATAACATTACGCTGAGGGGTTTTTTGGGAGCAAATTTGTGCAGAAATGGTATTCTTTTCTACTCTTGTATGTTGGAAAGGTTCGTCGTGCCGAATGAATTTACGTTCCCTCCCGTTATACGTGCGTGTAGCATAGACAATGCGGTTGAAGAAGGGAAGCAGGTGCATGGCCAGGTGATCAAACTTGGGTTTGGCCAGGATTCATTTTGTCAGAACAATTTGATTCACATGTATGTGAACTTTGATTCTTTGGATGAAGCTAGAAGAGTGTTTGACAAGTTGGATGAGAAAGATGATGTTTCTTGGACTACCTTGATAATTGGTTATTCCCAGCTGGGCTGCGTTGATGAAGTGCTTCATGTTCTTGAGTTGATGTCTGTCAAAAGATCCGCTGTGTGGAATGCCTTGATCGCAGCTTATGTGCAAAATAATCGGTTCCATAAAGCGTTTTCCGCGTTCGATTGGATGCTAAAAGAAAATGTGGTGATGGACAATTTTGTGGCTGCTAGTTTGCTGTCTGCTTGTACAGGAGTGGGTGCACTGGAACGAGGTGATCGGATATACGAGTACATTAGAAGTAGTGGGATTCAAGTGGATCCCAAGTTGGCGACAACAATTATTGATATGTACTGCAAATGTGGACACCTGGAGAAGGCACTCGAGGTGTTTAAGGGATTACCAAGTAAAGGGatctcatcttggaattgtatGATTGGGGGATTAGGTATGCATGGTCAAGGAAAGGCTGCCGTTGAGCTTTTGAAAGAAATGGAGCAGAGTGCAGTGCAACCTGATTATGTTACATTTGTGAATCTGCTCAGTGCTTGTGCACATTCAGGACTAGTAAAAGAAGGGAAGCATTATTTTCGTTACATGACTGAAATGTATGGCATTTCTCCAAGAATGGAGCATTATGGATGTTTTGTGGATTTGTTGGGTAGAGCTGGATTACTCGAGGAAGCGAGGAAAGTTATTCATGATATGCCTATGAAAGCTGATGCGAGTGTTTTAGGTGCTCTTCTTGGAGCTTGTAACATCTATGGGAATGTGGATATGGGAGATGAGATCGGGAGGGAAGTGATCGACCTAGAGCCAGACAACAGTGGGCGCTATGTTTTGTTGGCTAATCTATATACCAAAATTGGTAGATATGAAAATGTTGCTAACATCAGGAAGTTGATGAATGACAGAGGAGTTAAAAAGGAAGCTGGAATTTCGACGATTGAATTTCAAGGTATAGTTAGCGAGTTCATTGCTGGAGGAATTACTCATCCGCAAGCTGAagaaatatattgtaaaatGGAAGAAATTTTTGTACGTATAAGAGATGTAGGCTATGTGCCAGACACTGATGAAATTTTGTTTGATATCTCTGATGAGGAAAGAGACAATCTATCTCACTGCCATAGTGAGAAACTGGCTATTGCTTTTGGATTGTTGAAAACTAAACCTGGGGAACTTATCCGTGTTACCAAGAACTTGCGTGTCTGTAAAGATTGTCATGAGGTGAGTAAGTTGATATCGAAGGTTTATGATCGTGAAATAATTGTGAGGGATCGGAATCGGTTTCACCATTTCAAAGGAGGATTATGTTCGTGTAAAGAATACTGGTAA